ATTGAAAATCCGCGTGTCACTGGTTCGATTCCGGTCCTGGGCACCACTTTGATTTCCTTACATCATTAGAGAATTTTTGGCCTTGGAAAAGGCGCCTGCTTGGCGGCCGTGGTAGCACATTGGTAGCCGCGCCAAACGTGGTGGAGAGGGCCAAAACAGCGTGGCCGGCGCGATGGCGGGCCGTGTATCGATGGGCGCTCGTTTCAACGGGTCTCATATCGTGATGGCCTGGAACAGGGAAGACCCGACCACCTCGCGTGACGACATCATCGATATCGCAGGCTCGCTGGTGCCGCCGGCCAGGTGAGCGCATGGAACGTCAGCCGTTTCGCCGGGTCGGCCTCTTCACCTTGACCTTGATCTACGTGTTACATTGTGGACGAGTTCGCTGATGGTCGCGAACTCACCGAACAAAGCAGTAAGCTTGGCTTGCTCCTTGCTATCCAATCGGTGCTGCGAGCAGAAGTCCGCGATGCACCAGACCTTCGCCGCTGCGATAGGCTCGGCAGTAATCGAATCAATGTGTTGCATTGTAGTCCTCCCGCAAAGGAAGCTAACGAAGTTCAAATTAGCTTTCAATGAAATAAGAGGTCTTCCGAAAATCGTGGTTCCCATTGGCGGCGCGCCGCCTCTTCAGCGACTGGCGGACATGCGGCTTCTCCACTGATTGCAGCGTCGAGCCGCCGCTCTCGTTTCTACGCCGCGAAACGGCGTGCAGCCTTGTCGGACCATATCAAGCACGCTGCCGCTGGTTCCCGACATCGAAGACAGACTGAGGGACGTCTGGGGTCGCACGGTGCCACGGATCGGCAGACCTCTCAATTCTCAGAGGTCCTACGATATTCCGTCGGTGCGCAGCCAACCGCATTTTTGAATTGGCTGGAAAAATGGAAGGCGGAATGAAAGCCGAGCAGGCCGGCGATTTCTTTTACCGATTTGTCGGTGTTTACCAGGAAGTCGCGTGCTCGCTGAACGCGGACGTTCATTTGATACTGTTTCGCCGACATCCCGGTTTGCTCACGAAACAGCCGGCGAAAATAGGGGTAGCTCACCCCCATCTCTGCTGCGAGATCCTCGACCGATTGTGAAGTTCCGCAGCGCTCCATCAGGATCATGCGCGCCCGATCGACGAGGCGCGCGCCGGAGCCGGTTGCCAGATCGTCCGGCCGGCAGAGCAGCGCAAGGAGCTGCAACCCGAGCGTGGATATCACCAGCTGATGAAGCACGGGATCCTGCCGCGCCAGGTCATGGATGGCGGCGAACACATGCTTGATCTCATCGCTTGCCGGGTTGAGCGGGCGTTCGACATGCAGGAGGCCAGCATCCACTGCAAAATCGAAAGCGGTTCCCCGGCACTCTATCCAGTGCTCGGTCCAGCCGGTTCGCCGATCGGGCGCAAACCTGTGCCACACGCCCGGGAACAGGAGAAAAATCGATCCTTCCGTGACGCGCACCTGTCGGCGCAGGTTGCCGAATTCGAGCTTCCCGCTGCCGGCGCTGATCAGCACGACCTGATAGGCCTGAAGGATGCGGCCTCGAGACCAGCTGAAATGATGGTCGTCCGGATGACGGCTCGGAGGGTAATCGGAGTGCGGCGCGATGACCGAATAGCCCGTCGAGACAGCGGTGCAGCCCCATGCTGCAGAAATTCTGTTGTCAGGCATGTAGACGAAGTAGTTTTCCGTCATTTGACGTCGCCTTTTTAGGATCAATTTTTGTATGCAAATGATCACTTTTGTGGATTTTGGCGTCGTGTCAACAGGTGGGGCCGATGGTACCGTCATCAGGTCAGGGCAAAGTCGATCGAATTTGCCGAAACGCTGATTGCATCAGCTATCGCCGCTGCCGGGGAGGGTAGCGGCTGGGAGGAGAATAGATATGAAAACTCACGCCAGACTGCTGGTCGCAGCCGCTTGCCTCGCCGCATCTGCTGCCTATGCCGATGATTTCCACGGGTTCGATCCCGCGAAGTTCGATGGCAATATGCTCTCGGCCGAGGCTCTCAAGGCCATGGCCGCCGACGCGTCGAAAGTGACGCCTCCGAAAAACGGCAGCAAGTACAGCATCGGCTTCGCCAATCTTCAGCGTGATATCGCTTTCGGCGTGCTCGTTGAGAAAGGCATTCAGGCAAACGCCGATGCTGCCGGCGTGGAACTCGTCGTCGCCGACAACCGACTCGATGGGCCGACCGCGCTTGCCAATGCCAAATCTTTTGCCGAACGCAAGGTTGACTACGTCATCGAGTTTCAGACCGACGCAAACTTCGGTCAGACCGTGATGGACGTGTTCAAGCAAGACGGCACCAAGGTCACGGCAATCGATATCCCCATGCCCGGCGCAAGCTTCTTCGGCGTGAATAATCCCAAGTCCGGCTTCATGGGTGGGTCCTACCTTGCAACGGCCGCGGCAAAACAGTTTGGCGCGGACACGGTAAAAAGCGGCTACCTCGTCATCGGCGCACTGCCCCAGTCGGGCGTCATCCCGCGCATGCGCACGGAAGGTCAGCGCGCCGGCTTCCTGGCCCTGACCAAGGATTTCCCGGCCGACCGCATCATCGAGATCGATACGAAGAATACGCTGCAGGAATCCTATACCCAGATGAACAACGTGCTCG
The Rhizobium leguminosarum DNA segment above includes these coding regions:
- a CDS encoding helix-turn-helix domain-containing protein — translated: MTVPSAPPVDTTPKSTKVIICIQKLILKRRRQMTENYFVYMPDNRISAAWGCTAVSTGYSVIAPHSDYPPSRHPDDHHFSWSRGRILQAYQVVLISAGSGKLEFGNLRRQVRVTEGSIFLLFPGVWHRFAPDRRTGWTEHWIECRGTAFDFAVDAGLLHVERPLNPASDEIKHVFAAIHDLARQDPVLHQLVISTLGLQLLALLCRPDDLATGSGARLVDRARMILMERCGTSQSVEDLAAEMGVSYPYFRRLFREQTGMSAKQYQMNVRVQRARDFLVNTDKSVKEIAGLLGFHSAFHFSSQFKNAVGCAPTEYRRTSEN
- a CDS encoding sugar ABC transporter substrate-binding protein, producing the protein MKTHARLLVAAACLAASAAYADDFHGFDPAKFDGNMLSAEALKAMAADASKVTPPKNGSKYSIGFANLQRDIAFGVLVEKGIQANADAAGVELVVADNRLDGPTALANAKSFAERKVDYVIEFQTDANFGQTVMDVFKQDGTKVTAIDIPMPGASFFGVNNPKSGFMGGSYLATAAAKQFGADTVKSGYLVIGALPQSGVIPRMRTEGQRAGFLALTKDFPADRIIEIDTKNTLQESYTQMNNVLGRIPPGAPILIIAINDQATMGMLQAVRAAGRVDQAIAVGNGADEAEALATDPKLVAATGSFPGSYGNYLIPIALSALAGKAVPEATFVTHQMVTKANICKFYKEFACAGEVDGYAFPEAEFASYLSGLKKEGWLKGYEAILPKQ